A window of the Geitlerinema sp. PCC 9228 genome harbors these coding sequences:
- a CDS encoding tetratricopeptide repeat protein → MNIARSMESELYQKGVEKARQGDYEGAIAAFDRVLQANPHMADAYYQRGLVYFDLGKPYQAVEDYNRALERNPELTACYYARALVRLSLKNLPGTLADVEKCLQLDLNYAAAYQLRAIVKRKQGDSQGAIADFKKAAQLYVKQKDKENARRCLESIEKLQPSTTTAAPSWIPSPISTPTPKAQTTRIPPMQSASDYYTQLLERAERGDCQGAIQDLDWALQADSQDAQAYCCRGILRYKLGKHYDALSDFNQALRLNNGDISAYRNRGKVRLHLGDHRGAISDFNAALQIEPNDAMLYIARGNAYREMTDYESAIADYSKALQLDSERADVYIYRGMAYVRQEQMQQAIDDYQAAADRYFQQENWQHYQATLERIQQLQSFTVSSFFDTWDSSQQASSEAAESTSSLQQRLFKLVGGHWELAERLLNQARHDYPGESEAWYLQKVIQDIERDRDF, encoded by the coding sequence ACCAGAAAGGTGTAGAAAAAGCCCGTCAAGGGGATTACGAAGGCGCGATCGCGGCTTTCGATCGAGTATTGCAAGCCAATCCCCACATGGCAGATGCCTACTACCAACGAGGGTTGGTTTATTTCGACTTGGGAAAACCTTACCAGGCAGTTGAAGATTACAACCGAGCTTTAGAACGCAATCCGGAACTAACGGCTTGTTATTACGCTCGGGCTTTGGTACGTTTGAGTCTGAAAAATTTGCCAGGAACCCTCGCAGATGTGGAAAAATGCTTGCAACTGGATCTCAATTATGCGGCGGCTTACCAGTTGCGGGCGATTGTCAAACGCAAACAGGGAGACTCCCAAGGTGCGATCGCGGATTTTAAAAAGGCTGCCCAGCTCTACGTGAAGCAAAAAGATAAAGAGAACGCCCGTCGCTGTTTGGAAAGCATCGAGAAATTGCAGCCTAGCACAACAACAGCGGCACCGTCTTGGATTCCATCGCCCATTTCCACCCCTACCCCCAAAGCACAAACGACCCGCATTCCCCCCATGCAGTCGGCGTCGGATTACTATACCCAACTGTTGGAGAGAGCGGAACGAGGAGATTGCCAAGGTGCCATTCAAGATTTGGATTGGGCCTTGCAAGCGGACAGTCAAGACGCCCAAGCGTACTGCTGTCGCGGCATTTTGCGGTACAAGCTGGGCAAACATTACGATGCCCTCTCGGATTTTAACCAAGCTTTGCGCCTCAACAATGGAGATATTTCCGCCTATCGCAATCGCGGGAAAGTACGCTTGCACTTGGGAGACCATCGGGGGGCGATTTCTGATTTTAATGCGGCTTTGCAAATTGAGCCCAACGATGCTATGCTTTATATTGCTCGGGGCAATGCTTATCGGGAAATGACCGACTACGAATCGGCGATCGCGGATTACTCAAAAGCGTTGCAGCTCGATTCGGAACGGGCGGATGTTTATATTTATCGGGGCATGGCTTACGTGCGCCAAGAGCAAATGCAGCAGGCTATTGATGACTATCAGGCAGCTGCCGATCGCTATTTTCAACAGGAGAACTGGCAGCACTACCAAGCCACGTTGGAACGCATCCAACAGTTACAATCGTTTACGGTTTCTAGTTTCTTCGATACTTGGGACAGTTCCCAACAAGCTTCATCCGAAGCTGCGGAAAGTACCAGTTCCTTACAGCAACGGCTGTTCAAGTTGGTAGGCGGTCATTGGGAGTTGGCAGAAAGATTGCTCAACCAAGCTCGCCACGACTATCCAGGGGAATCGGAAGCATGGTACTTGCAAAAGGTAATTCAGGATATCGAACGCGATCGCGATTTCTAA
- a CDS encoding peptidylprolyl isomerase, which translates to MAQAQQGDKVKVHYTGKLTDGTVFDSSRNHGEPLEFTIGEQQIIPGFEEAVVGMAPGESKTEEIPSDKAYGPHRSEMVAEVDRQQIPEDISVEVGQQLQVQHPSGQVIPVTVTAVEDSKVTLDGNHPLAGKDLVFEIELVDFAA; encoded by the coding sequence GTGGCACAAGCACAACAAGGTGATAAAGTAAAAGTACACTACACCGGGAAGCTAACAGACGGTACCGTGTTCGACAGCTCTCGCAATCACGGAGAACCTTTGGAGTTTACCATCGGCGAACAGCAAATCATCCCTGGTTTTGAAGAAGCTGTTGTAGGCATGGCCCCCGGGGAATCCAAAACCGAAGAAATTCCTTCCGACAAAGCCTACGGTCCTCACCGTTCGGAAATGGTTGCGGAAGTAGACCGGCAGCAAATTCCTGAGGATATTAGCGTAGAAGTGGGACAGCAGCTACAAGTTCAACATCCTTCCGGACAGGTTATCCCAGTTACGGTTACCGCGGTGGAAGATTCCAAAGTTACTCTAGATGGCAACCATCCGCTAGCTGGCAAAGATTTGGTTTTTGAAATTGAGCTAGTAGATTTCGCTGCCTAG
- the rpsU gene encoding 30S ribosomal protein S21, with protein MAQVVLAENEKLESALRRFKRKVSQAGIFADMKKGRHFETPKEKRKRKELARHKQQRRLRRRQR; from the coding sequence ATGGCCCAAGTGGTCTTGGCAGAAAATGAAAAGCTAGAATCCGCCCTACGTCGGTTTAAACGGAAAGTTTCCCAAGCCGGCATTTTCGCAGATATGAAAAAAGGGCGACATTTTGAGACGCCCAAAGAAAAACGCAAGCGAAAAGAACTTGCCCGGCACAAACAGCAACGTCGGCTTCGACGCCGTCAAAGATAG